The following is a genomic window from Geminicoccus roseus DSM 18922.
CCATGACGAGCCCGCCGGCGCCGACACCGGCACCCTGCCGAACGCGCCCTGGCTGTTCCTGCCGCTGCGCCAGCATCAGCGGCGGCTGGGGGTGATCGGGATTGAGGTGGAGCCCCGCCACGGGCCGCTGGACAGCGAGCTGCGCGGGCTGCTCGACACGCTGGCCGGGCAGACCGCGATCGCCCTGGAGCGCGCGGGCCTGGCCCGGGAGACTACCGATGCCCGGATGGCCGCGGAAACCGAGCGGGTGCGCAACCTCCTGCTGGCCTCGATCTCCCACGACTTCCGCACGCCTTTGTCCTCGGTGCTGGGCGCTGCCAGCAGCCTGCTCGACTATGGCCAGGCGATGAGCGAGGCCGAGCGGCAGGACCTTTTGGCCCAGGTGCGCGAGGAGGCCGAGCATCTGGACGGCATGGTCCGCAACCTCCTGTCGATGACCCGGCTGGAGGCCGGAAGCCTCGACCTGCGCCGCGACTGGGTGGATCTGGAGGAAGTGCTCAATCGCGCGGTGGCGGTCGCCCGCCGGCGCGGCGCCACCCAGCGGTTCCGGCTGGAGATCGAGGCGGGCCTGCCGCTGGTGTTCGCCGACCAGAGCCTGCTCCACCAGGCGATCGGCAACGTGGTCGGCAATGCCGTCCGCCATGCCGGGCCGGACGCGAACGTGCTGGTCGCCGCCGGCCGGTCCGGTCCGGCCGTGCAGGTCACGGTGAGCGACGACGGTCCCGGCGTCGATCCGGCCCTCCTGCCGCAGGTATTCGACAAGTTCGTCCGCGCCGGCCGGGATGGCGGGGAGGAAGGCTTCGGGCTGGGCCTCGCCATCACCCGCGGCATCCTGGAGGCGCATGGCGGCAGCGTCGAGGCGCGACCCGCGCTAGAAGGCGGCCGCGGCCTGCGCATGGTGATGACGCTGCCGATCGGAGGACCGGATTGACCAGGCAGCGGGTGCTGGTGGTGGACGACGAGGCGGCGATCCACCGCTTCCTGGGACCTGCCCTGGCCGCCAACGGCTACGAGGTGCTGCGTGCCGACACGGGCGAGGCGGGATTGCAGGCGATCCGCACCAGGGCGCCGGACATCGTGGTCCTGGATCTCGGCCTGCCGGACATGGACGGCAAGGACCTGCTGCGGCGCCTGCGCAGCTGGTCGCAGCTGCCGGTGGTGGTGCTCTCCGCCCGGGACCGGGAGGTGGAGAAGATCGAGGCGCTGGACCTTGGCGCCGACGACTTCGTCAACAAGCCGTTCGGCGCTGGCGAGCTGATGGCCAGGCTGCGCGCCGCGCTGCGCCACCGGATGCAGGCGGAAGGCGACGTGCCGGTGCTGCGGGTCGACGACCTCGAGATCGACCTGCCGCGCCACCGCGTCGTCCGCGCCGGACAGGAGGTGAAGCTCACCCCCAAGGAGTTCGACCTGCTGGCTTTCCTCGCCCGCCATGCCGGCAAGGTGGTGACCCATCGCCAGCTGCTGGCGAAGGTCTGGGGCCCGGCCCACGAGTACGATACGCAATATCTCAGGGTCTATATCGGCCAGCTCCGCCACAAGCTGGAGCGGGACCCGGCGGCGCCGGCCCTGATCCTGACCGAGCCCGGCATCGGCTACCGCCTGGGCGTGTAGCCGCTGAAGGACCGGCGGCAGCGAGTGCTGGGGCCGCCGGATTCGCGCTGGT
Proteins encoded in this region:
- a CDS encoding response regulator, whose protein sequence is MTRQRVLVVDDEAAIHRFLGPALAANGYEVLRADTGEAGLQAIRTRAPDIVVLDLGLPDMDGKDLLRRLRSWSQLPVVVLSARDREVEKIEALDLGADDFVNKPFGAGELMARLRAALRHRMQAEGDVPVLRVDDLEIDLPRHRVVRAGQEVKLTPKEFDLLAFLARHAGKVVTHRQLLAKVWGPAHEYDTQYLRVYIGQLRHKLERDPAAPALILTEPGIGYRLGV